One Spirochaetota bacterium genomic window, TCATCATATTCTTTACTGTCCAAATTCCCAACATTATCAATAATATGTGTTATAGCATCCATCAATGTAACATCTAACATATCATCAAGTACAATGCCACAATGTCTGATAATATCGTGGAAACCGTCACTATACAAAATAATCCGCACTTGATCTTGCAGTTGTATACAATCAACAGAACCAATTTGTTTGCTTCTCCCAGCAAAATTCATGTTGACTGACGTTTTGTACACCAGACTCTTATTCTGCCTGTTATATACTTGTAATGAACTATCGCCACCATGTGCAATAAATGCTCTTGAAAAAGACCCAAGTTTTTCAAGTGCAATCAAACTTAGAGTTGATTTCAAATGATATTCCTGATTGGCATATATACCGTTCAAATAGCTTAACCACTCATCACTGCTTTGCGGAATTGTATGCAGACCATTGACAATATTTGAAAGCAGTAAGCGTGAACCGTGAGGGAAGCGCTCCGTTGCATCCGCAACCGCAAACACTTTATGATCAAGATCTAACAGCAAACTATCACCATTACCATAGCCACAGCGCACTTTATCAGTACCGGTGATAAGTACCATGGCAAACGCTCCATCGGCTATCACCGCCCTCACATCATTATGTAATTCAATAATGCTCATACTCAATCAATGACCCTGAAATACAGTATATCTTTAATGGTGCCTTTCTTTTCATCTGAAAATACAGGTTCAACCCGTGCACCAATTTTTACTTTTGATTCATCATGAACATCAATATAGTGCTGAAATAATGTATCAGCACCATCTAACTTTATAAATCCATAGCCGTAAGGGATGGGTTTTTGTGTTCCCGTTTCAGGATCAATAAATGCAAATCGTAAAATAGTAAATGTCCCTATTGTCCCTTTTGGTCCAACTTCAACAAATTCTTTCATCTCAACAAAGCAGTCACCGCACACTCTTCTGGGTGGCACATAGACTTTTTTACACTTTGGGCATTGCACTCCTAAAAATTTTCTATTATTCTTCAGCTCATAAAAAAATTTGCTTCCATACATTCCAACTGAATAATTAAACGGTTGTACAGCTTTCCCCGATTCAATAATTATATATTCAATGTTTTCCATTGTATCCTCCTACAGATTGGGTTTCTTTTTGCCATGAAGTAACATATCTGTCCACATACAGCCACCAAAACCTGTACTTACAGCAAAGTTGACATCGGGCACCTGCCGTGCTTCTGCCTTGCCCATAACCTGCAATGCAGCTTCTGCGCAGCGTATTAAACCAGTGGCACCAATAGGATTACACGCAATAACCCCACCCGAGGGATTAATAGGAAGCTCACCTCCCATATCGGTTGCACCGCTCCATATGTATTCTGCTCCCTTACCGCGTGGAACAATTCCCATATCCTCAATCCAGATTATGCCAGCAAACGAATACGGCTGATACATCTCTATGACATCAATTTGTTTTCGTGGTTCAGTAATACCACACTTTTTGAACAAATCCCGTGAAGCTTCAGCCATACTGTCAAGCTCACCCCAGTTTACATCGCCTAAATATGTGTATTTATGCCTGTTTGCCGTTGCCCATATCCAGTCGGGTGTGGATGTTATCTTTTCTGCATAATCTTCGCTTGCCATAATCACTGCGCATGCACCATCAGTACGGGGACATACATCAAGAAGATGAATGGGGTCAGCAAGCATTGGTGATGCTAAAACCTCTTCCAGTGTGACCTCTTTTCTAAGTTGGGCATACGGATTGTTGCAGGCATGCTTGCGGTCGCGCACTGAAACCCGCGCTCCATCCCTATCAGTAGCTCCATATTTTGCCATGTAACTTTGTGCCTCAACGGCAAGTCCGGAGATAGCTCCTGCAAAAACTAACCTGTCCCATACCGGGTCAAATGCAGTGGTGATAGCCCCTGTAGTATCTGACTCAGAATTTTTTTCCCATCCAATGATTAAAACCTTATCAAACATTCCTGATGCAACAAAATGGTATCCACCTATTGCCAGAGTACTACCCGTTGTCCCGCCAGTAGTTAATTTTATAACCGGTTTATGATATCCACCCGAACCATCGATACTCCAGCAATCAACGTAATTGATACCTTCAAAATGGTCCATGTTGCCAATGATAATGGCATCGATATTTTTTATGGATAGATCAGCATCCTCCAGTGCTCTAGTAACCGCTTCATATATTAATTCCCGGCCACTAACATCAGGTCTGTGGCTTTTATGATGAGTCTGACCGGTTCCAACAATTGCAACTCTTCGCTTTGCCATAATTGCCTCCTATTTTTCTTTATCAAGAACCCATACGCAATGGGATTGTCCACATAATCCATTGACACCATGGGCAACACCCCGTTTTGCGTTAACCTGCCGCCCACCTGCTTCACCACGCAATTGCAGTACAACCTCAGCAATTCGGTACAAACCTGCTGCTATCACCGGATGGCCACTTAACAATCCACCTGATGGATTCACCGGCAGCTTTCCATCTCGGTCAAATATGCCTTTTTCAAGCAATGTACCTGCTTTGCCATATTCTGCCAATCCCAACCCTTCAAGCCACATAAGTTCCTGATAGGTAAAAGCATCATATAGTTCAGCCACATTAATTTCTTTCTGCGGATTTGTTATACCAGCCATTGAATACGCTTTCTTTGCAGCTTCTTCCAGGGCTTTAGCTTTTGATAAATCTCTATCGCCCATAAAATATGCATCAGAGCAAAATGCAACACCCTTAATCCATACTGGCTTAGCTTTAACCTTTTTCACAAAATCAGCATTGGCTATAATGATTGCACAGCATCCATCGGAAACCGGCGAGCAATCTAATTTATGCAAAGGATCAGCTATCATTTCCGAACTCAACACATCATTTACCGTGATATCCATTGGCAACTGTGCATAGGGATTATCCTTTGCATTTTTATGATTTTTGCATGAAACCAGAGCAAGCTGTTCTGAAGTTGTTCCGGTGGCATGCATATATGCCTGTGCTTGCATTGCACAAGCCGAGATCATATCCATCCCAAGGCTACGTTCATATATTGGATCAAATGCTGCATTAGTAATGATGCTTGAAATGCTTTCAGAACCTTTGCTGTGTGCAGTTACCAGCGTTGTTTTATAATCACCACTCAATGTACGTGCCAGTGCATATGCGGCTCCAAATGTTCCATCGCCTTCTACTGCCGAGCAGTTTTTATATCTAACACCACTTGCATCACCAACCGCCATACATGATATTGTCCTTCCATCCCAGAAATCACTTGATGTAGTGATAACATTATCAATATCATCAATTCCAATGCCGGCATCATGTAATGCTTTGTTAACGGCTTCCCAGGCCAGGTCAGCATATGTTTCACCAACCTTATTTTTTTCTATTGTGGTCATACCAACACCAATTATTGCAGCTTCCATTTCTATCCTCCTATTTTACCGGCCTGAAGTGAGAAATGGCATGTATAGAAGCATTCTTTTCATCAGAAAAGACAGCTTCTACTTCCATTCCTATTGAAATCTTTTCAGGTTCAATTCCTTCAATATAATGCAACATTGCATTGTCTGAACCTGCAAGCTGTATGAGCCCATAGGCAACAGGCACATTTTTCTTTAATGCTGCAAGTTTCCTGTAAACAACGGTATAGGTAATCACTTTCCCTTTTGGCCCAACCTCTTTCCAGTTTTTTGTATCTACATAGCAAAATGGGCATGTTTTCTTTGGAGGGCAGAATACCTTGCCACACTGAGGGCACTCAGTCCCCAGTATTTTTTTCTCATCACGGAGGGTTATGAAAAATTTTGATGCTGTTTCCCCTGCCCACCATTGATACGGAACACTAATTTGACTTTTATACACCTGTGGTTCAATTCCATTAAAGATATCTTCCATAACTATCTCCTTATCTTCCAATGATATACCGGTGCGGATCAACCTCTTCACGTAAAATCCTGAGTTCATCATCCGTTGGTGGTTTTGTGTCCTCAATCTTCTTTGCCCACTTTAACTCAAATCCACAATTGTCCTGC contains:
- a CDS encoding thiolase family protein is translated as MEAAIIGVGMTTIEKNKVGETYADLAWEAVNKALHDAGIGIDDIDNVITTSSDFWDGRTISCMAVGDASGVRYKNCSAVEGDGTFGAAYALARTLSGDYKTTLVTAHSKGSESISSIITNAAFDPIYERSLGMDMISACAMQAQAYMHATGTTSEQLALVSCKNHKNAKDNPYAQLPMDITVNDVLSSEMIADPLHKLDCSPVSDGCCAIIIANADFVKKVKAKPVWIKGVAFCSDAYFMGDRDLSKAKALEEAAKKAYSMAGITNPQKEINVAELYDAFTYQELMWLEGLGLAEYGKAGTLLEKGIFDRDGKLPVNPSGGLLSGHPVIAAGLYRIAEVVLQLRGEAGGRQVNAKRGVAHGVNGLCGQSHCVWVLDKEK
- a CDS encoding Zn-ribbon domain-containing OB-fold protein encodes the protein MKRLIRTGISLEDKEIVMEDIFNGIEPQVYKSQISVPYQWWAGETASKFFITLRDEKKILGTECPQCGKVFCPPKKTCPFCYVDTKNWKEVGPKGKVITYTVVYRKLAALKKNVPVAYGLIQLAGSDNAMLHYIEGIEPEKISIGMEVEAVFSDEKNASIHAISHFRPVK
- a CDS encoding thiolase family protein, translated to MAKRRVAIVGTGQTHHKSHRPDVSGRELIYEAVTRALEDADLSIKNIDAIIIGNMDHFEGINYVDCWSIDGSGGYHKPVIKLTTGGTTGSTLAIGGYHFVASGMFDKVLIIGWEKNSESDTTGAITTAFDPVWDRLVFAGAISGLAVEAQSYMAKYGATDRDGARVSVRDRKHACNNPYAQLRKEVTLEEVLASPMLADPIHLLDVCPRTDGACAVIMASEDYAEKITSTPDWIWATANRHKYTYLGDVNWGELDSMAEASRDLFKKCGITEPRKQIDVIEMYQPYSFAGIIWIEDMGIVPRGKGAEYIWSGATDMGGELPINPSGGVIACNPIGATGLIRCAEAALQVMGKAEARQVPDVNFAVSTGFGGCMWTDMLLHGKKKPNL
- a CDS encoding Zn-ribbon domain-containing OB-fold protein, with protein sequence MENIEYIIIESGKAVQPFNYSVGMYGSKFFYELKNNRKFLGVQCPKCKKVYVPPRRVCGDCFVEMKEFVEVGPKGTIGTFTILRFAFIDPETGTQKPIPYGYGFIKLDGADTLFQHYIDVHDESKVKIGARVEPVFSDEKKGTIKDILYFRVID